In a genomic window of Blattabacterium cuenoti:
- a CDS encoding c-type cytochrome → MNKYFYEIIIVIMIFFLESCWFDKTKPNVVYMPDMYYSEAYEPYSDPYSNYRKEKVIGIPFFLKGKTSSLFPVKGTVSRNDLFYKVDINKIKGFNHYKNIIQNPIKHLEKKEISIKKGKKLYQINCSICHGENGDGEGELVKNEKIFGIPNYKDRDLSLGSIYYVITYGKNNMNSYASQLNEVDRWRVSEYVLFLNKLK, encoded by the coding sequence ATGAATAAATATTTTTACGAAATTATTATTGTTATAATGATATTTTTTTTAGAATCTTGTTGGTTTGATAAAACTAAACCTAATGTTGTATATATGCCAGATATGTATTATTCAGAAGCATATGAACCTTATTCAGATCCCTATTCTAATTATAGAAAAGAAAAAGTAATTGGAATTCCTTTTTTTTTAAAAGGAAAAACTTCTTCACTCTTTCCTGTAAAGGGAACCGTTTCTAGAAATGATCTATTTTACAAAGTAGATATTAATAAAATTAAAGGATTTAATCATTATAAAAATATAATTCAAAATCCAATCAAACATTTAGAAAAAAAAGAAATTTCAATAAAAAAAGGAAAAAAATTGTATCAAATAAATTGTTCCATATGTCATGGTGAAAATGGGGATGGAGAAGGAGAATTAGTAAAAAACGAAAAAATTTTTGGAATCCCTAATTATAAAGATAGAGATCTTAGTCTTGGTAGTATTTATTACGTTATTACATATGGTAAAAATAATATGAATTCTTATGCTTCTCAACTAAATGAAGTAGATAGATGGAGAGTATCAGAATATGTTTTATTTCTAAATAAATTAAAGTAA
- a CDS encoding DUF3341 domain-containing protein, translating to MNKMNIYALYDNDHTLINSIKVIQDYNYNIHEVYSPFPIHNLHEVLKLKKTNLSFLSFVYGLLGFCIACILTWYTMIWVWPQNIGGKPSFSWINSFPSFVPIIFELSIFFSAHFMCINYLIQGQLFPGRIPKNPDRRTTDNMFLIEIHLEKDDKKLIDILKKNGAIEITVKKILSK from the coding sequence ATGAATAAAATGAATATATATGCATTATATGATAATGACCATACGTTGATAAACAGTATCAAAGTTATACAGGATTATAATTATAACATACATGAAGTTTATTCTCCTTTTCCTATTCATAATTTACATGAAGTATTAAAATTAAAAAAAACAAACTTGTCTTTTTTATCTTTTGTATATGGATTATTAGGTTTCTGCATAGCTTGCATATTAACCTGGTATACTATGATTTGGGTTTGGCCTCAAAATATTGGAGGAAAACCCTCTTTTTCTTGGATTAATAGTTTCCCTTCTTTTGTTCCTATTATATTTGAACTATCAATTTTTTTTTCTGCACATTTTATGTGTATAAATTACCTTATACAAGGTCAATTATTTCCAGGACGTATTCCAAAAAATCCTGATCGAAGAACTACTGATAATATGTTTTTAATAGAAATTCATCTTGAAAAAGATGATAAAAAACTAATCGATATTTTGAAAAAAAATGGTGCAATAGAGATTACAGTAAAAAAAATACTCTCTAAATAA